A genomic region of Tigriopus californicus strain San Diego chromosome 1, Tcal_SD_v2.1, whole genome shotgun sequence contains the following coding sequences:
- the LOC131884981 gene encoding sodium-independent sulfate anion transporter-like isoform X2 has product MSVWFAQRAAALCTRKQLLKRLPILEWLPKYNGEKAVSDLIAGITVGLTVIPQAIAYADVANLPPQYGLYSAFVGCFVYCFFGSSKDITIGPTAIMALMTAEHVHSGPEGPAFAVLLAFLSGLIIFVLGALQLGFVIDFISIPVTAGFTSAAAITIASSQVKGLFGLEITKHSHIEGVQGTWIDIVKNFKSFRYQDTILGFICIVVLLLLRITRNVNWFDSIEDLDEPTSCQIQCNRLGTMGRRIMGKLVWVVATARNAVIVIVCLLIAMGFDPEPQPPGSRNTTFILTGEIDTGLPPVGLPPFSTETMDFSGMVKTLGSAIAIIPMIAILESVAIAKAFAGGKPVDASQEMIALGLCNIGGSFFSSMPTTGSFSRTAVNAASGVKTTFGGIYTGALVILALAFLMDYCCFIPKATLSAVIITAVIFSVEYEVVRPMWRSKKTDLLCAFVTFLCCLFWALEFGILVGVGIQVLIVLYNTARPHLTIELCTLDGPGSDYLMVVIDRSLVFPSVSHVRNIIEKAGVRQGESKFPVVVDGGHIFTTDYTAAKGFKAMAKDFAKRGQKLIFYNLKPSVESVFKRSGGHVLTMANTQDSLHERLRDIFAQSMNVVVDSAFPNPGGAVDPLLLDGHVNSNNVTNPV; this is encoded by the exons ATGTCCGTGTGGTTTGCCCAAAGGGCCGCGGCACTTTGCACTCGGAAGCAGCTGCTCAAGCGCCTCCCCATCTTGGAGTGGCTCCCGAAGTACAATGGTGAAAAAGCCGTGTCCGACCTGATCGCCGGCATTACCGTCGGGCTGACTGTCATTCCCCAAGCCATCGCTTACGCGGATGTGGCCAATCTGCCACCTCAG TATGGCTTGTATTCCGCCTTCGTGGGATGCTTTGTGTATTGCTTTTTTGGTAGCTCCAAAGATATCACCATTGGTCCCACGGCTATTATGGCCCTAATGACAGCCGAACACGTTCACAGTGGGCCCGAAGGTCCGGCGTTTGCCGTCCTTTTAGCTTTTCTGAGTGGCCTCATCATTTTTGTTCTGGGTGCTTTACAATTGG GATTCGTGATTGATTTCATCTCAATCCCGGTGACAGCGGGCTTCACTTCGGCTGCGGCCATCACTATCGCCTCCTCTCAAGTCAAGGGCCTTTTTGGCTTGGAAATCACTAAACATTCCCATATCGAAGGCGTGCAAGGCACTTGGATCGACATTGTCAAGAATTTCAAAAGCTTCCGTTATCAAGACACTATTCTGGGCTTTATTTGCATCGTCGTTCTCCTGCTTCTACGG ATAACAAGAAATGTCAACTGGTTTGACTCCATCGAAGACTTGGATGAACCCACTTCATGTCAAATTCAATGCAACCGTCTGGGTACAATGGGTCGAAGAATTATGGGCAAGTTGGTATGGGTGGTTGCTACCGCCAGAAATGCGGTGATTGTCATCGTTTGTCTGCTCATTGCCATGGGATTTGATCCTGAGCCCCAACCTCCCGGATCTCGAAACACAACTTTCATTCTAACGGGCGAAATTGACACGGGTCTGCCACCCGTGGGTCTACCACCTTTCAGCACTGAAACCATGGATTTTTCGGGAATGGTGAAAACTCTGGGTTCAGCTATAGCGATTATCCCCATGATTGCTATCCTAGAGAGTGTGGCcattgccaaggcctttg CTGGGGGCAAGCCCGTGGATGCCAGTCAAGAAATGATTGCATTGGGCTTGTGCAACATTGGTGGGTCATTCTTCAGTTCCATGCCCACCACGGGCTCATTTTCGCGAACGGCGGTCAATGCGGCTAGTGGCGTAAAAACCACCTTTGGCGGCATTTACACGGGTGCCTTGGTGATTTTAGCGCTGGCTTTTCTAATGGACTATTGTTGCTTCATTCCCAAAGCAACCCTCTCGGCCGTGATTATAACCGCCGTCATATTCAGTGTGGAATACGAGGTTGTGCGGCCAATGTGGCgttcaaaaa aAACCGATCTTCTCTGTGCTTTTGTAACCTTTCTTTGTTGTTTATTTTGGGCCCTGGAGTTCGGAATTTTGGTGGGAGTGGGcattcaagttttgattgttttatACAACACTGCCCGGCCCCATCTGACGATCGAACTTTGCACG TTGGACGGCCCCGGGAGCGATTACCTTATGGTGGTGATTGACCGCTCTCTCGTGTTCCCTTCGGTCAGCCATGTGCGAAACATCATTGAAAAAGCCGGCGTGCGGCAAGGCGAGAGCAAATTCCCTGTCGTGGTGGATGGTGGACACATTTTCACCACCGACTACACAGCCGCCAAAGGATTCAAGGCCATGGCTAAGGATTTTGCTAAAAGGGGACAGAAGCTGATCTTCTACAACCTGAAACCGTCGGTGGAATCTGTTTTCAAGCGCTCTGGGGGTCACGTTCTTACCATGGCAAACACCCAAGACAGCTTGCATGAACGGTTAAggg ATATCTTCGCCCAGTCCATGAATGTCGTGGTCGACAGTGCCTTTCCCAACCCAGGAGGAGCCGTGGACCCTCTTCTCTTGGATGGCCATGTCAACAGCAACAATGTCACAAATCCAGTGTAA
- the LOC131885018 gene encoding thymidine kinase, cytosolic-like, which produces MACISPKCVSRPLRTGGVGGPSALPEANQASTHRSGGGGGGQIQVIFGPMFSGKSTELIRRLKRYQIARYECLIVKYAKDVRYDSESIATHDRQTLKAVSATCLSDLRNQARKYDVIGIDEGQFFPDVVAFCEDMANCGLTVIVAALDGTFQRKGFSNILELVPLAEHVVKLTAVCMSCFGEGSYTKRISADTAVEVIGGAETYMAVCRKCFQSPVNVPSSPRMPLGENASSPVSPTEREVKKSLFCNPIDQGDKENMQIA; this is translated from the exons ATGGCGTGTATTTCCCCAAAGTGCGTGTCCAGACCGCTCCGGACAGGCGGCGTCGGCGGTCCATCGGCCCTACCGGAGGCAAACCAAGCGTCCACTCATCGGAgcggtggcggtggcggtggcCAAATTCAG GTGATCTTCGGTCCCATGTTCTCGGGcaaatcaacggaactgatCCGACGACTCAAGCGTTACCAAATCGCTCGGTACGAATGCTTGATTGTCAAGTATGCCAAGGACGTGCGGTACGATTCGGAGAGTATTGCCACTCACGATCGACAGACCCTAAAAGCTGTCAGTGCTACGTGTTTAAGCGACCTGCGAAACCAGGCCCGGAAGTACGACGTGATCGGGATTGACGAAGGACAGTTT TTTCCAGATGTGGTGGCCTTTTGTGAGGACATGGCCAATTGCGGGCTGACTGTGATCGTGGCGGCCTTGGACGGCACATTTCAGCGCAAAGGCTTCAGTAACATTCTCGAGCTGGTCCCTTTGGCCGAGCACGTGGTCAAACTCACGGCCGTTTGCATGAGTTGCTTTGGCGAAGGATCCTACACGAAGCGCATCTCGGCCGACACGGCCGTAGAAGTCATTGGTGGGGCAGAAACCTACATGGCCGTATGTCGAAAGTGCTTCCAATCGCCCGTCAATGTACCATCCAGTCCCCGGATGCCATTGGGCGAGAATGCCTCGAGTCCAGTCAGCCCCACTGAGCGGGAGGTCAAGAAGTCGCTCTTCTGCAACCCAATTGATCAAGGGGATAAGGAAAACATGCAAATCGCTTGA
- the LOC131884981 gene encoding sodium-independent sulfate anion transporter-like isoform X1: MSRASLQSSDHDFGSNGKGKGLGSQDDLESSDSETRNAMSVWFAQRAAALCTRKQLLKRLPILEWLPKYNGEKAVSDLIAGITVGLTVIPQAIAYADVANLPPQYGLYSAFVGCFVYCFFGSSKDITIGPTAIMALMTAEHVHSGPEGPAFAVLLAFLSGLIIFVLGALQLGFVIDFISIPVTAGFTSAAAITIASSQVKGLFGLEITKHSHIEGVQGTWIDIVKNFKSFRYQDTILGFICIVVLLLLRITRNVNWFDSIEDLDEPTSCQIQCNRLGTMGRRIMGKLVWVVATARNAVIVIVCLLIAMGFDPEPQPPGSRNTTFILTGEIDTGLPPVGLPPFSTETMDFSGMVKTLGSAIAIIPMIAILESVAIAKAFAGGKPVDASQEMIALGLCNIGGSFFSSMPTTGSFSRTAVNAASGVKTTFGGIYTGALVILALAFLMDYCCFIPKATLSAVIITAVIFSVEYEVVRPMWRSKKTDLLCAFVTFLCCLFWALEFGILVGVGIQVLIVLYNTARPHLTIELCTLDGPGSDYLMVVIDRSLVFPSVSHVRNIIEKAGVRQGESKFPVVVDGGHIFTTDYTAAKGFKAMAKDFAKRGQKLIFYNLKPSVESVFKRSGGHVLTMANTQDSLHERLRDIFAQSMNVVVDSAFPNPGGAVDPLLLDGHVNSNNVTNPV; the protein is encoded by the exons ATGTCTCGCGCATCTCTCCAATCATCAG ACCATGACTTTGGGTCCAATGGTAAAGGCAAAGGGCTAGGATCTCAGGACGACTTGGAGTCCTCTGACTCCGAAACCCGCAATGCCATGTCCGTGTGGTTTGCCCAAAGGGCCGCGGCACTTTGCACTCGGAAGCAGCTGCTCAAGCGCCTCCCCATCTTGGAGTGGCTCCCGAAGTACAATGGTGAAAAAGCCGTGTCCGACCTGATCGCCGGCATTACCGTCGGGCTGACTGTCATTCCCCAAGCCATCGCTTACGCGGATGTGGCCAATCTGCCACCTCAG TATGGCTTGTATTCCGCCTTCGTGGGATGCTTTGTGTATTGCTTTTTTGGTAGCTCCAAAGATATCACCATTGGTCCCACGGCTATTATGGCCCTAATGACAGCCGAACACGTTCACAGTGGGCCCGAAGGTCCGGCGTTTGCCGTCCTTTTAGCTTTTCTGAGTGGCCTCATCATTTTTGTTCTGGGTGCTTTACAATTGG GATTCGTGATTGATTTCATCTCAATCCCGGTGACAGCGGGCTTCACTTCGGCTGCGGCCATCACTATCGCCTCCTCTCAAGTCAAGGGCCTTTTTGGCTTGGAAATCACTAAACATTCCCATATCGAAGGCGTGCAAGGCACTTGGATCGACATTGTCAAGAATTTCAAAAGCTTCCGTTATCAAGACACTATTCTGGGCTTTATTTGCATCGTCGTTCTCCTGCTTCTACGG ATAACAAGAAATGTCAACTGGTTTGACTCCATCGAAGACTTGGATGAACCCACTTCATGTCAAATTCAATGCAACCGTCTGGGTACAATGGGTCGAAGAATTATGGGCAAGTTGGTATGGGTGGTTGCTACCGCCAGAAATGCGGTGATTGTCATCGTTTGTCTGCTCATTGCCATGGGATTTGATCCTGAGCCCCAACCTCCCGGATCTCGAAACACAACTTTCATTCTAACGGGCGAAATTGACACGGGTCTGCCACCCGTGGGTCTACCACCTTTCAGCACTGAAACCATGGATTTTTCGGGAATGGTGAAAACTCTGGGTTCAGCTATAGCGATTATCCCCATGATTGCTATCCTAGAGAGTGTGGCcattgccaaggcctttg CTGGGGGCAAGCCCGTGGATGCCAGTCAAGAAATGATTGCATTGGGCTTGTGCAACATTGGTGGGTCATTCTTCAGTTCCATGCCCACCACGGGCTCATTTTCGCGAACGGCGGTCAATGCGGCTAGTGGCGTAAAAACCACCTTTGGCGGCATTTACACGGGTGCCTTGGTGATTTTAGCGCTGGCTTTTCTAATGGACTATTGTTGCTTCATTCCCAAAGCAACCCTCTCGGCCGTGATTATAACCGCCGTCATATTCAGTGTGGAATACGAGGTTGTGCGGCCAATGTGGCgttcaaaaa aAACCGATCTTCTCTGTGCTTTTGTAACCTTTCTTTGTTGTTTATTTTGGGCCCTGGAGTTCGGAATTTTGGTGGGAGTGGGcattcaagttttgattgttttatACAACACTGCCCGGCCCCATCTGACGATCGAACTTTGCACG TTGGACGGCCCCGGGAGCGATTACCTTATGGTGGTGATTGACCGCTCTCTCGTGTTCCCTTCGGTCAGCCATGTGCGAAACATCATTGAAAAAGCCGGCGTGCGGCAAGGCGAGAGCAAATTCCCTGTCGTGGTGGATGGTGGACACATTTTCACCACCGACTACACAGCCGCCAAAGGATTCAAGGCCATGGCTAAGGATTTTGCTAAAAGGGGACAGAAGCTGATCTTCTACAACCTGAAACCGTCGGTGGAATCTGTTTTCAAGCGCTCTGGGGGTCACGTTCTTACCATGGCAAACACCCAAGACAGCTTGCATGAACGGTTAAggg ATATCTTCGCCCAGTCCATGAATGTCGTGGTCGACAGTGCCTTTCCCAACCCAGGAGGAGCCGTGGACCCTCTTCTCTTGGATGGCCATGTCAACAGCAACAATGTCACAAATCCAGTGTAA